A region of Candidatus Methylomirabilota bacterium DNA encodes the following proteins:
- a CDS encoding methylmalonyl-CoA mutase family protein, whose protein sequence is MFDRNAIERARQLQAAWEGNELRGFLQRQPETVTEARTLSGLPVQRVYTPADIADTPFEEIGLPGQYPFTRGPYPTMYRGRLWTMRQIAGFGTGEDTNGRFRYLIAQGQTGLSVDFDMPTLMGYDSDDPKSIGEVGREGVAIDTLDDLAALFADIDLEKISVSMTINPSAWILLSMYVALAQSRGFDLNRLSGTVQADILKEYIAQKEWIFPIRPSMRIMRDMIVYSARNLARYNPINISGYHISEAGATSVQEVAFTMANGIAYVEEVTRAGVPVDDFAPRLAFYFVAQADFFEEVAKYRAARRIWAKLMKQRFDATKAESMRLRFHCQTAAATLTKAQPMNNVVRTAYQALSAVLGGAQSLHTNGLDEAYAIPSEEAMKLALRTQQVIALETRVPQVVDPLGGSWYVEALTNQIEAKVFEILDKVDAMGGTIKAIEAGWFQREIADSAYETARRRASGEQPLIGVNMFAEPPAPVPVPIHKVAADVETRQVARVKAVRAGRDNARVSELLERLAVEAKNPDTNLMPLTIEAVKARATMGEIVARLRQVWGHYVENPVF, encoded by the coding sequence ATGTTCGACCGGAACGCGATCGAGCGGGCGCGGCAGCTGCAGGCGGCGTGGGAAGGCAACGAGCTGCGCGGCTTTCTCCAGCGCCAGCCGGAGACGGTGACGGAGGCGCGCACGCTCTCGGGCCTGCCTGTGCAGCGCGTGTACACGCCGGCCGACATCGCGGACACGCCCTTCGAGGAGATCGGCCTGCCCGGCCAGTATCCGTTCACGCGCGGGCCATACCCCACGATGTACCGCGGCCGGCTCTGGACCATGCGCCAGATCGCCGGCTTCGGCACCGGCGAGGACACCAACGGGCGCTTCCGCTACCTGATCGCGCAGGGGCAGACCGGCCTCAGCGTGGACTTCGACATGCCCACGCTCATGGGGTACGACTCGGACGATCCCAAGTCCATCGGCGAGGTGGGACGCGAGGGCGTGGCCATCGACACCCTCGACGACCTGGCGGCCCTCTTCGCGGACATCGACCTCGAGAAGATCTCCGTGTCCATGACCATTAACCCGTCGGCGTGGATCCTCCTGTCCATGTACGTGGCGCTGGCCCAGAGCCGCGGCTTCGATCTCAACCGCCTCTCCGGCACCGTGCAGGCCGACATCCTCAAGGAGTACATCGCCCAGAAGGAGTGGATCTTCCCCATCCGTCCGTCGATGCGGATCATGCGCGACATGATCGTGTACTCGGCGCGCAACCTCGCCCGCTACAACCCCATCAACATCAGCGGCTACCACATCAGCGAGGCGGGGGCGACATCCGTGCAGGAGGTCGCCTTCACCATGGCCAACGGCATCGCCTACGTGGAGGAAGTCACGCGCGCCGGCGTGCCCGTGGACGACTTCGCGCCGCGCCTGGCCTTCTACTTCGTGGCCCAGGCCGACTTCTTCGAGGAGGTCGCGAAGTACCGCGCGGCCCGGCGCATCTGGGCCAAGCTCATGAAGCAGCGGTTCGACGCCACCAAGGCGGAGTCGATGCGGCTCCGCTTCCACTGCCAGACCGCCGCGGCGACCCTCACCAAGGCGCAGCCGATGAACAACGTGGTGCGCACCGCCTACCAGGCGCTCTCCGCCGTGCTGGGTGGCGCCCAGTCGCTACACACCAACGGGCTCGACGAGGCGTACGCGATCCCCTCCGAGGAGGCGATGAAGCTCGCCCTGCGCACGCAACAGGTGATCGCGCTCGAGACGCGGGTGCCGCAGGTCGTGGACCCGCTGGGCGGCTCGTGGTACGTGGAGGCCCTCACCAACCAGATCGAGGCCAAGGTGTTCGAGATCCTCGACAAGGTGGACGCGATGGGCGGCACCATCAAGGCGATCGAGGCCGGCTGGTTCCAGCGCGAGATCGCGGACTCCGCCTACGAGACGGCGCGGCGCCGCGCTTCCGGCGAGCAGCCCCTCATCGGCGTGAACATGTTTGCGGAGCCGCCCGCGCCGGTGCCCGTGCCCATCCACAAGGTGGCCGCCGACGTGGAGACGCGCCAGGTGGCGCGCGTGAAGGCGGTGCGCGCGGGCCGCGACAACGCGCGGGTGAGCGAATTACTCGAGCGCCTCGCCGTCGAGGCGAAGAATCCTGACACCAACCTCATGCCCCTCACCATCGAGGCGGTGAAGGCGCGTGCCACCATGGGCGAGATCGTGGCGCGGCTCCGCCAGGTGTGGGGCCACTACGTCGAGAACCCGGTGTTCTGA